Part of the Vigna angularis cultivar LongXiaoDou No.4 chromosome 1, ASM1680809v1, whole genome shotgun sequence genome, CACAAAAAGGAACAGTACAAAAAAAATACTGAGAGAACTTGATGATTAGATAGGAGACGCAAAGAAACTTTCTCACTTGTGGaaagaatttaaatttgaagaGGTTAATTAACAGCCCTGAGGTTGCGGCTGGGGCTGCGGTTGGGGCTGGGCTGGGGCAGGGTTAATTTGGCAAAAAGAGATGTGTGACCTGCATGGACAAAAGAATGTATAATTCAAGGAGTTTCTTGACTTAAGTTAACtgttttgtatgattttgaacgAGAGAAGGACAGTAGAGATACATGCATCTAATTTCAAGAGTGCAAGAATTCAGACACCATTTGGTTGGACTTACTATAAAAAGCTCCATTCAACCAATTCTGTGATGTTTTTCGCTTCTCAAGTGGATGACCACAAGAGGATTTAGACTCCGGATATATATTGTTGTAAGGTAAAGAATATGAAACCAAAAGTTTGGATTATGATGCATCTGGCAAATATAACTTACTGAAAAAATACTTGCTCAGCTTCACCAATAATCACCACAAGAACAGGTCCCATCTTTGAAATGGTGGAATCTGTTGGCATCCCTAACTACAATTACTCTTTCTGTGATCTTTGAAATAAACTTAGTAGCAGTGTGACAATCTAAACAAACCCGAAGATTCTTGATTATCCTGATCTCAGTACCAGGTTCAGAGGTAATAAGGCCAAAAGCAATAGCTAGTTTCTCACTATGAACATTAAACATGagttccttttcttcttcttccacatcATGCAAAGCAGTAACTGTCTCCGGCTTATACCCCATCTCCCTCATCTTACTTGTTAACTTCTCCAGCTTTGCATAGATAGCTAATGCTTGAGAATGAGAACGATCACCAGATACGAAGACATGTGGGGACCCATTAACCTCAATTAGAGTGCACCCTGGAGTCTTtgatagttttctttttttaactaCTTCCCGTACTGAAGCAGCCTTTGGGAAGTTTCTCTCTGCAGAGTATATAttagaaagtaagacatagtatccTACACTCCCTGAATCCAGTTCAAATAGCCTTTCTGACGCCACACGGGCTATTTTCGTGTCTTTATGAATCATGCAAGCACCAAGTAATGTACCCCATACTGCAGGTCCTGGTTCAACAGGCATTCTCCTTACAAATTCTAAGGCTTTTTGTAACTGTCCAGCTCGTCCCAAAATATCCACCATGCATGCATAGTGCTCAGCTAAGGGCACAATCCTGTATTTATTAACCATAGCATTGAATATTTCATCTCCTTCTCTTACCAAGCCAGCATGACTGCAAGCATATAAGACTGAAAGAAAAGTAACACTTGATGGCTGAAACCCCAATTCCAGCATCTCATTAAAAAGCTGAAGTGCTTCATGCCCATATCCATGGAGCCCATAACCAAAAATCATAGTATTCCAAGTGACGGTATTCTTTTCACTCATCGAGTCAAATAATTGCCAAGCCTCTAAAATATTCCCGCACTTGGCATACATGTCAATCAGAGCAGTCAAAACATAAATGTTTGGCTCAAGGTTTTTGCTTGTAATCAACTGATGAACCCATTTACCAAAACTCAGTGCTCCTAACTGAGCACAAGCTGAAAGAATACTCGTGATGGTGACTGGATTCGGAATAAAATCAGTCGCCATCATCTCCTGAAAAAGAGAGATAGCCGTCTCCGTTAAACCATTCTGTGTATAACCTGAAATCATAGCATTCCAAGCAGCCACGGTTTTCTCCGATGATTCGTCAAACAACCGCCGTGCCAAATCTATTTCATTGAGCCTGCTGTATATAGTCGTGAGTGCAGTTGAAACCAAAGGATGCAAAATAAAACCGGACTTCACACAAAACCCCTGAATACAGCAAGCCAAATGCAAATGCCCAAAGGGAGAAGACACAGGAATCAACCCAACCATTGTGCTAGAACTCACTCTCTCCCCAGAAACAAGCAATTCTCTAAAAAGCTTCACCCCACACTCAGTCTCACCATTACAACTAAACCCAGAAATCATGGCATTGTAAGAAACCAAATCCGGCTTCTTAATCATCCCAAACAACAACTTGGCCGTGTCAACATCCCCACATTTTGAAAAAACCGAAATCAAACCCGTTAACACGTAGTCATCAAAATGAAATCCAAGTTTCAAAGCCAAACACTGAATCCCCATCCCAACTTTCCCCTCTTGCATCTCTGCAACAGCCGGAAGCACAGTAGCCACCGTGGTGGAATCCAACTGCACCTTTTGCGCCACCATGTCCCGAAACACTTGAACAGAATCGTCATAACAACAGTTCCTCACCAGTCCAGTAATCATGGTGTTCCACAACAC contains:
- the LOC108324676 gene encoding pentatricopeptide repeat-containing protein At4g30700; translation: MIRGDISRNTLLALINKACTFPHLAETHAQLIRNGYHHDLATVTKLTQKLFDVGAANHARALFFSVPKPDIFLFNVVIKGLSFFPNASSVSLYTHLRKNTSLSPDNFTYAFAVAACPDDKLGMCLHTHAVIDGFASNLFVASALVDLYCKFSRVGYARKVFDKIPERDTVLWNTMITGLVRNCCYDDSVQVFRDMVAQKVQLDSTTVATVLPAVAEMQEGKVGMGIQCLALKLGFHFDDYVLTGLISVFSKCGDVDTAKLLFGMIKKPDLVSYNAMISGFSCNGETECGVKLFRELLVSGERVSSSTMVGLIPVSSPFGHLHLACCIQGFCVKSGFILHPLVSTALTTIYSRLNEIDLARRLFDESSEKTVAAWNAMISGYTQNGLTETAISLFQEMMATDFIPNPVTITSILSACAQLGALSFGKWVHQLITSKNLEPNIYVLTALIDMYAKCGNILEAWQLFDSMSEKNTVTWNTMIFGYGLHGYGHEALQLFNEMLELGFQPSSVTFLSVLYACSHAGLVREGDEIFNAMVNKYRIVPLAEHYACMVDILGRAGQLQKALEFVRRMPVEPGPAVWGTLLGACMIHKDTKIARVASERLFELDSGSVGYYVLLSNIYSAERNFPKAASVREVVKKRKLSKTPGCTLIEVNGSPHVFVSGDRSHSQALAIYAKLEKLTSKMREMGYKPETVTALHDVEEEEKELMFNVHSEKLAIAFGLITSEPGTEIRIIKNLRVCLDCHTATKFISKITERVIVVRDANRFHHFKDGTCSCGDYW